Proteins from one Juglans microcarpa x Juglans regia isolate MS1-56 chromosome 1S, Jm3101_v1.0, whole genome shotgun sequence genomic window:
- the LOC121247723 gene encoding uncharacterized protein LOC121247723: MGVPASAETYRIGLDESYRPLPSLYLAFLSIWFVSACSWTMNTYKNRHFQTNNLQWLLASVPLIKALQLTLSFLFWYSCFNFQVCSLWMSFGVYITAVLFQTACFVSFLLISHGYCIMCERLSVTERRTTAALGCVFYLTLVGYRASVPYFTVLLLLNYLVSFYVIFHHISQNLSVLREQLSFIEDEDVQTMHDAVYTKYTMFKKFQGVMQIVAIAETVIHMNLDDSSETYWLRLLVREWAQFCIFMYIGWTFRSQDMTPRFSVMPTLKSKGENVVPPIYSIEMDAATFRNFSRHRWHIGVPTSPSCEGSKDAILVIIQPPHAYWLTKPDVSSPSSSSIATSSTDSNTSSFSCNI, translated from the exons ATGGGCGTACCGGCGAGTGCTGAAACGTATCGTATCGGGCTGGACGAGTCTTATCGGCCACTCCCTTCTCTCTACTTGGCCTTCTTGTCGATTTGGTTCGTCTCTGCTTGTTCTTGGACAATGAATACCTACAAAAACCGCCACTTTCAG ACGAATAATTTGCAGTGGTTGCTCGCTTCTGTTCCGTTGATTAAAGCACTGCAACTCACCCTGTCTTTCCTCTTCTG GTATTCTTGCTTCAATTTTCAGGTATGCTCTCTATGGATGTCATTCGGGGTCTACATAACTGCCGTGCTCTTTCAGACAGCTTGTTTCGTGTCCTTTTTGCTCATTTCTCATGGTTACTGCATCATGTGTGAGCGTCTTTCTGTTACTGAGCGCCGTACTACTGCTGCACTTGGTTGTGTCTTTTACTTGACTCTTGTTGGTTACAGAGCTTCTGTACCTTACTTCACA GTGCTTCTGCTTCTTAATTATCTTGTATCATTCTATGTGATTTTCCACCATATATCACAAAATCTATCTGTATTAAGGGAACAATTGAGTTTCATAGAGGATGAGGATGTTCAGACAATGCATGATGCAGTTTATACAAAGTACACAATGTTCAA AAAATTTCAGGGCGTGATGCAGATAGTAGCTATTGCAGAAACTGTG ATACACATGAACCTGGATGACTCATCAGAAACTTACTGGCTTCGCTTGCTAGTTCGAGAATGGGCACAATTCTGCATCTTTATGTATATTGG GTGGACTTTCAGGTCACAAGACATGACACCACGTTTCTCTGTTATGCCAACTTTGAAGTCTAAAGGGGAGAATGTGGTCCCTCCCATCTACAGTATC GAAATGGATGCGGCAACTTTCAGAAATTTTAGCAGACATCGATGGCACATTGGGGTG CCGACTTCTCCTTCCTGCGAAGGCTCTAAAGATGCGATTCTGGTAATAATTCAACCCCCACATGCATATTGGCTGACAAAGCCTGACGTTTCTTCTCCAAGCTCATCCAGTATTGCGACTTCTTCGACAGATTCCAATACCAGTTCATTTTCATGCAATATATAA
- the LOC121247724 gene encoding uncharacterized protein LOC121247724 isoform X4 — MASKLSSQILQLSCYSQSVGLDSRGRATANASHPLSFDAKDQGIYDLPKKNSTVGYFSRCHTSSRWISSRVLSSMASSTHSGQTSWENGAPVAKFQSREMEFNRVNCLVWVLHESARSFSHAVENLRLSGTGPALAMAWVGKDVHDWHKRIAYQVVVYVLMKMAVEVEILLSSDRHNDTSPVREILSPKVNLVGEHIESQLSMRQSGLEEWFKEVELPRIAGFFLPLLKSWSMEYAGSGVAGIIVAISCCAAVGKLGSKCTFCPLFTLSIEDVLVQLMDLSHSLVSVDKLHHLATEAGFELDFLTHFGTKVFSGNTSEELEFWIGLAQKKLSVAFHKDNAFSGRQIFHDKVQADSLATLGLFAYLGKRTRIFLSGMGINDLDDHVKDFLSYLECGSLFIFPELSSILVYQLFMEVVTDEIGWLDFYAPFACIGNQERRRSKHCTIQAEKEIILTTVFTVCYDVFSGFAHFSRSTLKPLDADLLEFLLRSQSLLTICLEDYWAAYDKSGELIKFSETVASDPTSFARSKGTIKFSIVSEAQQNSRDFMAHECRENSSQHGSGQKMATRLARLSTTTFVEGTPATKSIPRHESLIRKYSVKLASTSSDIWMGTQLLFTDFMVALELLLNQLRGHRVTERETKKLKRTLNDIASLIPVTILMLLPVSAIGHAAMLAAIKKYMPYLIPSPYSSERLDVMKQLKRTKRMEVQAWSTLEDIL, encoded by the exons atgGCTTCCAAGTTGTCTTCGCAAATTCTACAGCTTTCTTGCTACTC ACAATCAGTTGGACTAGACAGTAGAGGAAGGGCTACGGCAAATGCATCACACCCATTAAGTTTCGATGCCAAGGATCAAGGAATTTATGACCTTCCAAAGAAAAACTCCACAGTCGGATATTTTTCTAGATGTCATACTTCATCGCGATGGATTTCCTCACGGGTGTTATCATCTATGGCTTCTTCTACTCATTCTGGTCAAACCAGTTGGGAGAATGGTGCTCCTGTTGCTAAATTTCAAAGCCGTGAGATGGAATTTAATCGGGTTAATTGTCTTGTGTGGGTATTGCATGAATCTGCCAGGAGCTTTTCCCATGCAGTTGAGAACCTTCGGTTGTCAGGAACTGGTCCAGCCCTTGCAATGGCGTGGGTTGGGAAGGATGTCCATGACTGGCATAAACGTATTGCTTATCAG GTAGTAGTTTACGTTTTGATGAAAATGGCGGTTGAAGTGGAGATCTTGCTTTCTAGTGATCGTCACAACGACACTTCTCCAGTTAGAGAGAT TTTGTCCCCCAAGGTAAACTTGGTTGGGGAGCATATTGAAAGTCAGTTGAGTATGAGGCAATCGGGATTGGAAGAATGGTTTAAAGAGGTTGAACTGCCACGTATAGCCggattttttcttcctttgttaaAGAGCTGGTCAATGGAATATGCAGGAAG TGGTGTTGCAGGGATCATCGTGGCAATAAGTTGCTGTGCTGCAGTGGGAAAATTGGGTTCTAAGTGCACTTTCTGTCCCTTGTTTACATTGTCAATTGAGGATGTATTGGTGCAGCTCATGGATCTTTCACACAGTCTTGTTTCAGTGGACAAATTACATCACTTGGCCACTGAAGCAGGATTTGAACTGGACTTTCTGACCCATTTTGGTACAAAGGTTTTCTCTGGCAACACAAGTGAAGAGCTGGAATTCTGGATTGGATTGGCTCAGAAAAAACTCTCAGTGGCATTCCACAAAGACAATGCATTTTCAGGCAGGCAAATTTTTCACGACAAG GTTCAAGCAGATAGTTTGGCTACTTTAGGGCTCTTTGCATATCTTGGAAAGAGGACTAGAATATTCTTGTCTGGAATGGGCATTAATGATCTTGATGACCATGTCAAAGACTTCCTGAG CTACTTGGAATGCGGTAGCCTTTTCATTTTCCCGGAGCTGTCTTCTATTTTAGTGTATCAGCTCTTCATGGAG GTAGTAACTGATGAGATTGGATGGCTTGATTTTTATGCTCCATTTGCTTGCATAGGCAATCAAGAGAGGAGAAGGTCCAAACATTGTACAATCCAAGCAGAGAAAGAGATTATTCTAACTACAGTATTTACCGTATGCTATGATGTTTTCTCTGGGTTTGCTCATTTCAGCCGTTCCACTCTAAAGCCCTTAGATGCAGATTTGCTAGAATTCTTGCTTCGGAG TCAAAGCCTGCTAACTATTTGTTTGGAAGACTACTGGGCTGCTTATGATAAATCAGG TGAACTGATAAAGTTTTCGGAAACAGTTGCCTCTGACCCCACATCATTTGCACGATCCAAGGGGACTATTAAGTTCTCTATAGTCTCAGAGGCACAACAAAATTCTCGCGACTTTATGGCACATGAATGTCGGGAGAATAGCTCTCAACATGGATCGGGACAGAAAATG GCCACCAGACTAGCTAGGCTATCTACGACAACCTTTGTGGAGGGGACACCTGCTACTAAGTCAATTCCTCGGCATGAGAGTTTAATTAGGAAATACAGTGTCAAGTTGGCATCTACTAGTTCT GATATATGGATGGGTACACAGTTACTTTTCACGGACTTCATGGTTGCTCTGGAGCTACTCCTAAATCAATTGCGAGGTCACAGGGTCACAGAGAGGGAAACAAAGAAGTTAAAAAGAACTCTAAATGACATAGCATCACTCATCCCGGTTACAATTCTAATGCTACTTCCT GTATCTGCTATAGGTCACGCAGCTATGCTAGCGGCAATCAAAAAGTACATGCCATACTTG ATCCCTTCTCCATATTCCTCCGAGCGGTTGGATGTCATGAAACAACTAAAGAGAACTAAAAGGATGGAAGTTCAGGCATGGAGCACCCTTGAAGACATCCTCTAA
- the LOC121247724 gene encoding uncharacterized protein LOC121247724 isoform X2 has translation MASKLSSQILQLSCYSQSVGLDSRGRATANASHPLSFDAKDQGIYDLPKKNSTVGYFSRCHTSSRWISSRVLSSMASSTHSGQTSWENGAPVAKFQSREMEFNRVNCLVWVLHESARSFSHAVENLRLSGTGPALAMAWVGKDVHDWHKRIAYQVVVYVLMKMAVEVEILLSSDRHNDTSPVREILSPKVNLVGEHIESQLSMRQSGLEEWFKEVELPRIAGFFLPLLKSWSMEYAGSGVAGIIVAISCCAAVGKLGSKCTFCPLFTLSIEDVLVQLMDLSHSLVSVDKLHHLATEAGFELDFLTHFGTKVFSGNTSEELEFWIGLAQKKLSVAFHKDNAFSGRQIFHDKVQADSLATLGLFAYLGKRTRIFLSGMGINDLDDHVKDFLSYLECGSLFIFPELSSILVYQLFMEVVTDEIGWLDFYAPFACIGNQERRRSKHCTIQAEKEIILTTVFTVCYDVFSGFAHFSRSTLKPLDADLLEFLLRSQSLLTICLEDYWAAYDKSGELIKFSETVASDPTSFARSKGTIKFSIVSEAQQNSRDFMAHECRENSSQHGSGQKMQATRLARLSTTTFVEGTPATKSIPRHESLIRKYSVKLASTSSDIWMGTQLLFTDFMVALELLLNQLRGHRVTERETKKLKRTLNDIASLIPVTILMLLPVSAIGHAAMLAAIKKYMPYLIPSPYSSERLDVMKQLKRTKRMEVQAWSTLEDIL, from the exons atgGCTTCCAAGTTGTCTTCGCAAATTCTACAGCTTTCTTGCTACTC ACAATCAGTTGGACTAGACAGTAGAGGAAGGGCTACGGCAAATGCATCACACCCATTAAGTTTCGATGCCAAGGATCAAGGAATTTATGACCTTCCAAAGAAAAACTCCACAGTCGGATATTTTTCTAGATGTCATACTTCATCGCGATGGATTTCCTCACGGGTGTTATCATCTATGGCTTCTTCTACTCATTCTGGTCAAACCAGTTGGGAGAATGGTGCTCCTGTTGCTAAATTTCAAAGCCGTGAGATGGAATTTAATCGGGTTAATTGTCTTGTGTGGGTATTGCATGAATCTGCCAGGAGCTTTTCCCATGCAGTTGAGAACCTTCGGTTGTCAGGAACTGGTCCAGCCCTTGCAATGGCGTGGGTTGGGAAGGATGTCCATGACTGGCATAAACGTATTGCTTATCAG GTAGTAGTTTACGTTTTGATGAAAATGGCGGTTGAAGTGGAGATCTTGCTTTCTAGTGATCGTCACAACGACACTTCTCCAGTTAGAGAGAT TTTGTCCCCCAAGGTAAACTTGGTTGGGGAGCATATTGAAAGTCAGTTGAGTATGAGGCAATCGGGATTGGAAGAATGGTTTAAAGAGGTTGAACTGCCACGTATAGCCggattttttcttcctttgttaaAGAGCTGGTCAATGGAATATGCAGGAAG TGGTGTTGCAGGGATCATCGTGGCAATAAGTTGCTGTGCTGCAGTGGGAAAATTGGGTTCTAAGTGCACTTTCTGTCCCTTGTTTACATTGTCAATTGAGGATGTATTGGTGCAGCTCATGGATCTTTCACACAGTCTTGTTTCAGTGGACAAATTACATCACTTGGCCACTGAAGCAGGATTTGAACTGGACTTTCTGACCCATTTTGGTACAAAGGTTTTCTCTGGCAACACAAGTGAAGAGCTGGAATTCTGGATTGGATTGGCTCAGAAAAAACTCTCAGTGGCATTCCACAAAGACAATGCATTTTCAGGCAGGCAAATTTTTCACGACAAG GTTCAAGCAGATAGTTTGGCTACTTTAGGGCTCTTTGCATATCTTGGAAAGAGGACTAGAATATTCTTGTCTGGAATGGGCATTAATGATCTTGATGACCATGTCAAAGACTTCCTGAG CTACTTGGAATGCGGTAGCCTTTTCATTTTCCCGGAGCTGTCTTCTATTTTAGTGTATCAGCTCTTCATGGAG GTAGTAACTGATGAGATTGGATGGCTTGATTTTTATGCTCCATTTGCTTGCATAGGCAATCAAGAGAGGAGAAGGTCCAAACATTGTACAATCCAAGCAGAGAAAGAGATTATTCTAACTACAGTATTTACCGTATGCTATGATGTTTTCTCTGGGTTTGCTCATTTCAGCCGTTCCACTCTAAAGCCCTTAGATGCAGATTTGCTAGAATTCTTGCTTCGGAG TCAAAGCCTGCTAACTATTTGTTTGGAAGACTACTGGGCTGCTTATGATAAATCAGG TGAACTGATAAAGTTTTCGGAAACAGTTGCCTCTGACCCCACATCATTTGCACGATCCAAGGGGACTATTAAGTTCTCTATAGTCTCAGAGGCACAACAAAATTCTCGCGACTTTATGGCACATGAATGTCGGGAGAATAGCTCTCAACATGGATCGGGACAGAAAATG CAGGCCACCAGACTAGCTAGGCTATCTACGACAACCTTTGTGGAGGGGACACCTGCTACTAAGTCAATTCCTCGGCATGAGAGTTTAATTAGGAAATACAGTGTCAAGTTGGCATCTACTAGTTCT GATATATGGATGGGTACACAGTTACTTTTCACGGACTTCATGGTTGCTCTGGAGCTACTCCTAAATCAATTGCGAGGTCACAGGGTCACAGAGAGGGAAACAAAGAAGTTAAAAAGAACTCTAAATGACATAGCATCACTCATCCCGGTTACAATTCTAATGCTACTTCCT GTATCTGCTATAGGTCACGCAGCTATGCTAGCGGCAATCAAAAAGTACATGCCATACTTG ATCCCTTCTCCATATTCCTCCGAGCGGTTGGATGTCATGAAACAACTAAAGAGAACTAAAAGGATGGAAGTTCAGGCATGGAGCACCCTTGAAGACATCCTCTAA
- the LOC121247724 gene encoding uncharacterized protein LOC121247724 isoform X1, translating into MASKLSSQILQLSCYSQSVGLDSRGRATANASHPLSFDAKDQGIYDLPKKNSTVGYFSRCHTSSRWISSRVLSSMASSTHSGQTSWENGAPVAKFQSREMEFNRVNCLVWVLHESARSFSHAVENLRLSGTGPALAMAWVGKDVHDWHKRIAYQVVVYVLMKMAVEVEILLSSDRHNDTSPVREILSPKVNLVGEHIESQLSMRQSGLEEWFKEVELPRIAGFFLPLLKSWSMEYAGSGVAGIIVAISCCAAVGKLGSKCTFCPLFTLSIEDVLVQLMDLSHSLVSVDKLHHLATEAGFELDFLTHFGTKVFSGNTSEELEFWIGLAQKKLSVAFHKDNAFSGRQIFHDKVQADSLATLGLFAYLGKRTRIFLSGMGINDLDDHVKDFLSYLECGSLFIFPELSSILVYQLFMEVVTDEIGWLDFYAPFACIGNQERRRSKHCTIQAEKEIILTTVFTVCYDVFSGFAHFSRSTLKPLDADLLEFLLRSQSLLTICLEDYWAAYDKSGSELIKFSETVASDPTSFARSKGTIKFSIVSEAQQNSRDFMAHECRENSSQHGSGQKMQATRLARLSTTTFVEGTPATKSIPRHESLIRKYSVKLASTSSDIWMGTQLLFTDFMVALELLLNQLRGHRVTERETKKLKRTLNDIASLIPVTILMLLPVSAIGHAAMLAAIKKYMPYLIPSPYSSERLDVMKQLKRTKRMEVQAWSTLEDIL; encoded by the exons atgGCTTCCAAGTTGTCTTCGCAAATTCTACAGCTTTCTTGCTACTC ACAATCAGTTGGACTAGACAGTAGAGGAAGGGCTACGGCAAATGCATCACACCCATTAAGTTTCGATGCCAAGGATCAAGGAATTTATGACCTTCCAAAGAAAAACTCCACAGTCGGATATTTTTCTAGATGTCATACTTCATCGCGATGGATTTCCTCACGGGTGTTATCATCTATGGCTTCTTCTACTCATTCTGGTCAAACCAGTTGGGAGAATGGTGCTCCTGTTGCTAAATTTCAAAGCCGTGAGATGGAATTTAATCGGGTTAATTGTCTTGTGTGGGTATTGCATGAATCTGCCAGGAGCTTTTCCCATGCAGTTGAGAACCTTCGGTTGTCAGGAACTGGTCCAGCCCTTGCAATGGCGTGGGTTGGGAAGGATGTCCATGACTGGCATAAACGTATTGCTTATCAG GTAGTAGTTTACGTTTTGATGAAAATGGCGGTTGAAGTGGAGATCTTGCTTTCTAGTGATCGTCACAACGACACTTCTCCAGTTAGAGAGAT TTTGTCCCCCAAGGTAAACTTGGTTGGGGAGCATATTGAAAGTCAGTTGAGTATGAGGCAATCGGGATTGGAAGAATGGTTTAAAGAGGTTGAACTGCCACGTATAGCCggattttttcttcctttgttaaAGAGCTGGTCAATGGAATATGCAGGAAG TGGTGTTGCAGGGATCATCGTGGCAATAAGTTGCTGTGCTGCAGTGGGAAAATTGGGTTCTAAGTGCACTTTCTGTCCCTTGTTTACATTGTCAATTGAGGATGTATTGGTGCAGCTCATGGATCTTTCACACAGTCTTGTTTCAGTGGACAAATTACATCACTTGGCCACTGAAGCAGGATTTGAACTGGACTTTCTGACCCATTTTGGTACAAAGGTTTTCTCTGGCAACACAAGTGAAGAGCTGGAATTCTGGATTGGATTGGCTCAGAAAAAACTCTCAGTGGCATTCCACAAAGACAATGCATTTTCAGGCAGGCAAATTTTTCACGACAAG GTTCAAGCAGATAGTTTGGCTACTTTAGGGCTCTTTGCATATCTTGGAAAGAGGACTAGAATATTCTTGTCTGGAATGGGCATTAATGATCTTGATGACCATGTCAAAGACTTCCTGAG CTACTTGGAATGCGGTAGCCTTTTCATTTTCCCGGAGCTGTCTTCTATTTTAGTGTATCAGCTCTTCATGGAG GTAGTAACTGATGAGATTGGATGGCTTGATTTTTATGCTCCATTTGCTTGCATAGGCAATCAAGAGAGGAGAAGGTCCAAACATTGTACAATCCAAGCAGAGAAAGAGATTATTCTAACTACAGTATTTACCGTATGCTATGATGTTTTCTCTGGGTTTGCTCATTTCAGCCGTTCCACTCTAAAGCCCTTAGATGCAGATTTGCTAGAATTCTTGCTTCGGAG TCAAAGCCTGCTAACTATTTGTTTGGAAGACTACTGGGCTGCTTATGATAAATCAGG CAGTGAACTGATAAAGTTTTCGGAAACAGTTGCCTCTGACCCCACATCATTTGCACGATCCAAGGGGACTATTAAGTTCTCTATAGTCTCAGAGGCACAACAAAATTCTCGCGACTTTATGGCACATGAATGTCGGGAGAATAGCTCTCAACATGGATCGGGACAGAAAATG CAGGCCACCAGACTAGCTAGGCTATCTACGACAACCTTTGTGGAGGGGACACCTGCTACTAAGTCAATTCCTCGGCATGAGAGTTTAATTAGGAAATACAGTGTCAAGTTGGCATCTACTAGTTCT GATATATGGATGGGTACACAGTTACTTTTCACGGACTTCATGGTTGCTCTGGAGCTACTCCTAAATCAATTGCGAGGTCACAGGGTCACAGAGAGGGAAACAAAGAAGTTAAAAAGAACTCTAAATGACATAGCATCACTCATCCCGGTTACAATTCTAATGCTACTTCCT GTATCTGCTATAGGTCACGCAGCTATGCTAGCGGCAATCAAAAAGTACATGCCATACTTG ATCCCTTCTCCATATTCCTCCGAGCGGTTGGATGTCATGAAACAACTAAAGAGAACTAAAAGGATGGAAGTTCAGGCATGGAGCACCCTTGAAGACATCCTCTAA
- the LOC121247724 gene encoding uncharacterized protein LOC121247724 isoform X3 — protein sequence MASKLSSQILQLSCYSQSVGLDSRGRATANASHPLSFDAKDQGIYDLPKKNSTVGYFSRCHTSSRWISSRVLSSMASSTHSGQTSWENGAPVAKFQSREMEFNRVNCLVWVLHESARSFSHAVENLRLSGTGPALAMAWVGKDVHDWHKRIAYQVVVYVLMKMAVEVEILLSSDRHNDTSPVREILSPKVNLVGEHIESQLSMRQSGLEEWFKEVELPRIAGFFLPLLKSWSMEYAGSGVAGIIVAISCCAAVGKLGSKCTFCPLFTLSIEDVLVQLMDLSHSLVSVDKLHHLATEAGFELDFLTHFGTKVFSGNTSEELEFWIGLAQKKLSVAFHKDNAFSGRQIFHDKVQADSLATLGLFAYLGKRTRIFLSGMGINDLDDHVKDFLSYLECGSLFIFPELSSILVYQLFMEVVTDEIGWLDFYAPFACIGNQERRRSKHCTIQAEKEIILTTVFTVCYDVFSGFAHFSRSTLKPLDADLLEFLLRSQSLLTICLEDYWAAYDKSGSELIKFSETVASDPTSFARSKGTIKFSIVSEAQQNSRDFMAHECRENSSQHGSGQKMATRLARLSTTTFVEGTPATKSIPRHESLIRKYSVKLASTSSDIWMGTQLLFTDFMVALELLLNQLRGHRVTERETKKLKRTLNDIASLIPVTILMLLPVSAIGHAAMLAAIKKYMPYLIPSPYSSERLDVMKQLKRTKRMEVQAWSTLEDIL from the exons atgGCTTCCAAGTTGTCTTCGCAAATTCTACAGCTTTCTTGCTACTC ACAATCAGTTGGACTAGACAGTAGAGGAAGGGCTACGGCAAATGCATCACACCCATTAAGTTTCGATGCCAAGGATCAAGGAATTTATGACCTTCCAAAGAAAAACTCCACAGTCGGATATTTTTCTAGATGTCATACTTCATCGCGATGGATTTCCTCACGGGTGTTATCATCTATGGCTTCTTCTACTCATTCTGGTCAAACCAGTTGGGAGAATGGTGCTCCTGTTGCTAAATTTCAAAGCCGTGAGATGGAATTTAATCGGGTTAATTGTCTTGTGTGGGTATTGCATGAATCTGCCAGGAGCTTTTCCCATGCAGTTGAGAACCTTCGGTTGTCAGGAACTGGTCCAGCCCTTGCAATGGCGTGGGTTGGGAAGGATGTCCATGACTGGCATAAACGTATTGCTTATCAG GTAGTAGTTTACGTTTTGATGAAAATGGCGGTTGAAGTGGAGATCTTGCTTTCTAGTGATCGTCACAACGACACTTCTCCAGTTAGAGAGAT TTTGTCCCCCAAGGTAAACTTGGTTGGGGAGCATATTGAAAGTCAGTTGAGTATGAGGCAATCGGGATTGGAAGAATGGTTTAAAGAGGTTGAACTGCCACGTATAGCCggattttttcttcctttgttaaAGAGCTGGTCAATGGAATATGCAGGAAG TGGTGTTGCAGGGATCATCGTGGCAATAAGTTGCTGTGCTGCAGTGGGAAAATTGGGTTCTAAGTGCACTTTCTGTCCCTTGTTTACATTGTCAATTGAGGATGTATTGGTGCAGCTCATGGATCTTTCACACAGTCTTGTTTCAGTGGACAAATTACATCACTTGGCCACTGAAGCAGGATTTGAACTGGACTTTCTGACCCATTTTGGTACAAAGGTTTTCTCTGGCAACACAAGTGAAGAGCTGGAATTCTGGATTGGATTGGCTCAGAAAAAACTCTCAGTGGCATTCCACAAAGACAATGCATTTTCAGGCAGGCAAATTTTTCACGACAAG GTTCAAGCAGATAGTTTGGCTACTTTAGGGCTCTTTGCATATCTTGGAAAGAGGACTAGAATATTCTTGTCTGGAATGGGCATTAATGATCTTGATGACCATGTCAAAGACTTCCTGAG CTACTTGGAATGCGGTAGCCTTTTCATTTTCCCGGAGCTGTCTTCTATTTTAGTGTATCAGCTCTTCATGGAG GTAGTAACTGATGAGATTGGATGGCTTGATTTTTATGCTCCATTTGCTTGCATAGGCAATCAAGAGAGGAGAAGGTCCAAACATTGTACAATCCAAGCAGAGAAAGAGATTATTCTAACTACAGTATTTACCGTATGCTATGATGTTTTCTCTGGGTTTGCTCATTTCAGCCGTTCCACTCTAAAGCCCTTAGATGCAGATTTGCTAGAATTCTTGCTTCGGAG TCAAAGCCTGCTAACTATTTGTTTGGAAGACTACTGGGCTGCTTATGATAAATCAGG CAGTGAACTGATAAAGTTTTCGGAAACAGTTGCCTCTGACCCCACATCATTTGCACGATCCAAGGGGACTATTAAGTTCTCTATAGTCTCAGAGGCACAACAAAATTCTCGCGACTTTATGGCACATGAATGTCGGGAGAATAGCTCTCAACATGGATCGGGACAGAAAATG GCCACCAGACTAGCTAGGCTATCTACGACAACCTTTGTGGAGGGGACACCTGCTACTAAGTCAATTCCTCGGCATGAGAGTTTAATTAGGAAATACAGTGTCAAGTTGGCATCTACTAGTTCT GATATATGGATGGGTACACAGTTACTTTTCACGGACTTCATGGTTGCTCTGGAGCTACTCCTAAATCAATTGCGAGGTCACAGGGTCACAGAGAGGGAAACAAAGAAGTTAAAAAGAACTCTAAATGACATAGCATCACTCATCCCGGTTACAATTCTAATGCTACTTCCT GTATCTGCTATAGGTCACGCAGCTATGCTAGCGGCAATCAAAAAGTACATGCCATACTTG ATCCCTTCTCCATATTCCTCCGAGCGGTTGGATGTCATGAAACAACTAAAGAGAACTAAAAGGATGGAAGTTCAGGCATGGAGCACCCTTGAAGACATCCTCTAA